Below is a genomic region from Periplaneta americana isolate PAMFEO1 chromosome 7, P.americana_PAMFEO1_priV1, whole genome shotgun sequence.
CTGAGGCTCATTGTGCtcaccactcctgttctgtgaatgagtTTGTTGCCGAATGGCCATGTTCTTGTTCGTATACAGCACGCTGTACTGTGATCTTTACCCAGGCTATAGTAATGATGACAGtgacattttttaattaatgatcgcgaaatgagtccgaggtcaatgaaagttacccaacaattctgcttcagttcgttgagggaaaacctcggaaaaaaccccaatcagacAACTTgttccaactaggatttgaattcAGCTTCATCGTTTCACAATCAcacatgctgttactccacagaggttgACTATTTTATCTGTTAATATAAAGATTTTAAATTCCTACCTTGATGCTTTTGCTTTTATTTCTATCTTTTAATATGTGTTATAGATTCTTCTTTCAATTCTTATGTTCTCACTGTGGTCATTATGCAGAATTCAGacttgtattatttataatagtaCAGGAACAGCCATAACTTACAGAATTTTAGTtgtttcttctattttctttttaatgtggAATGTTTAAGTGGACACCTATTAGGAAAGATATCCGTTACATGCTTGTAATACTCTGTACTCATCTTGGTGCTTAGCAACCTGCAACATATCATTGCTCCATAGTGTCAGTGGACTGATGTAACCCGCAGCATAAAGGAAACATTTCCCCGTCCTCCCCCAAATGACGGGTACTTGACTattgtcattcacccatatgaaaccagttgttagactaatttaccgacagagtcttTGCCTAaggtaaaataacttaataatacaacatacagtatataatgaTGTGCAATTTACTTCATACACATCATCATAACCTACAAACATCTAAATCCATATAATTACACAACACTAACCACATAAACGATCAACGCAATTATAGAAGGATTCTATGAATTCCTGCCATCTTTTTAATGTTCCATTTATTGTTCCACGACTCTCTTCTGGTTGAAGGCCATTATAGATTGTATCTGTTGGCAGACTGTGATAGCCTGTATGTTGACAGGTGCCAATGAGCAGTGCTGTCCTAACATGCCCATGAGCATACGGGCCCCATACTAATCTATGCATAGACCAGAATTTAACACTAATTTTCCAATCACCCACCACAGCATTCAAATCTCCTGTTAACTCGGCAGAAGGAGAAAAATTAAGACTTATAGCAGAGAGTTGGCATGTCTGACATCCTGAAGAACATTGACTTCAAGCAAATTATAAAGGAATTCTCTGTAAAGAAATTTCGCAAATCTTTGTGTTGCACACTtgttcaataattaatttatggTAATTTCATAATGTGCGCTTGTGTTATGTTAGTCGATATGATTTACCAGCCAAGtgcaatttttatgttgaaattttGTTCAAGTTCATGGCTCAGGTTGTATTGTCCAAACctttgtgaatttttttaatgtcaaAACACTGATTTCATTGGAGTTACTAATAAACAAAAGTTTATGTTATAgataatttaactttttatttctttacctttgtgaatttttttaatgtcaaAACACTGATTTTATTGGAGGTACTAATAAACAAAAGTTTATGTTATAGATAATTTAACTTTTTACTTCTTTGAGTGGTTGTGTAGGTAGGGTCCAATGCACTGATTTGCCTGGGGGCCTATAATGCTGTTGAGATGGCCTGATGATGAGTTGTGTGTTAACAGGCCATGCAGAGCTGAACCTGGACCTGCAGATTCCTGGCGTGATGCACAGTGGGGAGCCTGAAAGAGCCACGGACCTGTACGAGTTCATACTGACCCATGTAGCTGGTTTCATAATGTCAGTAACGGCTGAGGAATTCGCTCCAGTGGAACAGATCCTGCTGGAGAGTGTCTTGCAGCCTACTGTCTGGAGAGCGCTTCTTGCCACTGACGTCTGGTGCATAGTAGCAAGGTAGGAGAACTCTTAACTTCAAAACAGTTTCTTCTGTAGAATTAGTTTTAATGTAATATGGCTTGTTTTAATGACTATTTGAAGAGGTGAATTCCAAAGTGTtctaagtctttttttttttttttaacttgatttattcacgttttaaccCCTTACCacattctgggacagatatgacacataccggttttatattcatataatttataatataagcatataatatttcaaactgcatactgagACATATGGCATAcggtcaagaattggatttgaccatatgtgacatcagttgagaaagaaagaactacttaagttatttgaatattaaatcaaTGTGTGCAAGACTGTCCCTGTGGTAAGGGGTTAAATGATTCTtttcaaatatataatataactgttgttgttgttgttcttcaaTGACACTGGGGATTACTTGATCTACATCATTTTTCCCCTAGCTTCCCAATATAATGAAGTCAGACCATTGCCCGTCAGTCCTTAACAATTTTCCAGGTGGTATTTATTCAGTATGGCATCTTCACTTAGGTGAAATATAATATAAccgtttaaatttatttaacaaacTCTCGTAAGTCATGACTTAGTGTCTGCTTATGTTTTGAAACGGATCTAAGGGTGTCAcatttattttaccagtttttataatttttctcataacttgtcatttagACTTAGGCTAGTtgggaatccacctcttcatttACGTTTGGAAATAATTGTAGGGAATCATGAAATTGAGTAGTGATTTAGTGAAAAAGACGAACTTtcgttgttcttttttttttttttttttttctatcaaaaTTAAGATGTTGTGACAATCTGGATGATGTAAGTTCCTTACAATAAATTTGCTTATTATGGAAGCTGTTGGGATGACAACCTTTTGACTGTTGCAGATCAGGGAGCTCTGATTTGTGTGTCCACCAGCTGTGTCACCTGGTGCAAGTCTTGAAGTTCCTGGGGCACCATCACGGCCATCCTGAGAAGACATTCCTGACGACTCTGATAGGGAGACTCTTTGCCTTCCTGCCCAACAAACACAAAGTGCAGATGGCTGACGACTTCCCTCCCCAGACTGAACTCGTTGCATGGCAGGCGCTGGGCGTGCATGTGTTGCCAGACAAACTGAAGCTCTCTGTGGCAGAGACCTTGATCAAGTCTGCCATCCTGCACACAAACACGTTCCTGGCAGCACCGACTTCTTTGGAGCAGTTCAGCCTCATGGTATGTGTAataattagacctcggattttagggcAAATGTCTGTTTTGTTGCTTGATGCAGAAGTTAAAACTAACTACAGATCTTTACGTTTCATGAAAAATCAAAGGTGCTGAAAGAGTTTAATAGTGCACTAAAATGGGGATTAGGGCTGTTTTCATGATTTATTGCCTGCAATGCTATTTTGGCTATTAAAAgtctaaaatgccctaaaatgatGATTTGCCTTTATTTTCGTGGTTTATTCAGTTCGATTGCTCACTCATATTGACTGCATTGATGTTCCAAGGACTAGCATTGATACTAGAGAAAGTAACAGTAAGACAGGGATGGGTTGAAAGTATATAATTGAAAGTTTCCTGGAATGCAGTAAAATTAGTGGGGAAGAGAACAAACAGTAAAAACCTGGATAGTGGGATTTCCTGTTGACTCATTTAACTGGAGAAGTTTCTAATAGTACTGTGATGCGTTATTCTGtagagaaataattattttactaaacTAAGCTGCAAAATATGGGCTGATTCGACAATGTCTAATGGAAAAAAGTAAATGGGAAAGTGTACCAAAAAGAATGCATGATTTTCAATGTTGGACCAAATGTCCCAAGTGTTAATGGGGGAAAATATGTATGAGAGGGCACATGGTAGCGTCGCAGTTAAGACATAATGCTGCAAAGCcagaaggttgcgggttcaaatccctgtggATTATCTCTATTGATCCAATCTTTTCAgtcgcactatggccctggggtttactcagtcaaatgattttattgtcaaacacctggcattagaaaacaacaacaacagttacAATCCAAGAGGCCATGACATGCCTATGTTTCTCTTACGAacttgaaataaatttgaaaaaattttctAGCGGAaatcactaataatattagtaaactgATCGAtattatgcaacagaaattattagtattaataatttgtaaatttattctaataataatatcagtaaaaTCATGCAACAGGGCCCTGAGATCTAAatgcaataaaacttaatttatacGTTTTTATGGGAGTCTGAATAGTGAGCTAAAACTTATAACTGAAATGACATATAGCGTGTTGTGGCATACTGATATACTGTGGTTTAGCTGTGATGTGGGGGTGAAGTATTCCCCCAACAACTGTGTTATATTGGACTTCTGCTGTACTGCACATAGGTAATGCTGACCAAAGCACTTGTATACTGCGAAATGACTATCCTTACTCCACACTTCGTTTCTATCCAGCTTCCAGCAGTACATAATGTGACGCTACATTCCAGGAGGATGCTCTTGCTGCTGCAGCACGGTGTGCAGAACTGAAGGCTCTGAGCCTCAAGGAGCCTCTGACGGAACTGACAGCCCTTCTGACAACTCTGTGGCAGCGTGTTGCCTTTGGAAAATTCTTGACAGCAGAGGAGACGAGTGTTGAGGGCTGTGAGTGGCTGGAGCACTTCGCATCAGTTCTCTGCTCGGTGTCTGCCCCCCTCACGGAGTTAATGAGCAACAACCAGCTGGTTCAGGTAGTGACAATCATTTTTAACTACTGACTAGTCCTCTGTGGTTTAGTTGTTTTCATGCTTCCTTTTAGAGCTTACATTCACGTGTTGAAATTCAGGTGAGGATATAATATATAGGATATTTCAGAAATAAGAGGCAACTTAATTTTTCATACTTTCTTCgttttctacacaatcttaaaacTTCTGGCACTGGTATATTACACAAGATATAGGATTTTTTCACCACCACCTAGTATCTTAACTTCATTGTAGATGTTGTATGTGTTCATCGTTTTGTCCTTGTACAAGTAACAGCCTCCCTTCAATGCTGTATACAGCAGCTCTTGTGTGTGTTCTGGAATATGTGCCACAGCGCGTGCGATGGAGTCCTTCAACTCAGCAATTGTCTAGATTTGCTCAAgaacacaaattccacttggacccATCAAAATTTGAACCTGAGTTACCAGCATGGAAAGCCAATGCTCAGAATTTGGATAATAGTGCGATGGtgcgccataataataataataattataattataataataatataggtcattcagtaattagtggcaacaatgtttgtatgtggcgctatcagcggtaaatgatgcaagctgTTAACagtgagaaagaagagcatctgttGTGTGCTATCTGTGAGTTGATAAtatcatttataagatatttgtagtgagtttaatttgtagacttatgtgtagtgctctaaaatgtttagcaaatacgaacaaagatcctacattaaaattcagattgcaagaggcaagaataCTGCACATGCCATACAGCATTacggaagcttgtggtagagactTCACCATATCATACTGTGGCTAAGCGGGCACATGCATTTCACAACAGGAGGGAAGATGTTCATCAAAAACGTGGACCTGGCAGACTGCAATGGCAAGTGATGATGTGCATGTGAATGCTGTAAGAGCActgctggaagaacaccgttgttggACTTGTATTGAACTAGCAAGGGAAGTTGAAATTGCTCCTAGTACGATTCTTCACATACTTGAGTTGAGAAGAAGTTAAAGATGGGGAAAATCTGCACTCGCTGGGTTCCACACAATCTTAAACACATGTCATATTGTCTGACATTTCCTAAATCCTGAATAATTTGTGATACTTGATGTAATCTGTATCATTAAGCCATGTACCATTTTTTTATACTTGTAGGAAAATGAGTAAatcaacttataataataatagtttatctttgataaaataagtCGGTGTACATTGTTTTCTTGTGTTTCTAGGTTCTTGACAGCCTGAGAGCCATGGTTTCCTGTGGATCTTCGTCAGTGAAGCTCAAGACCCTCACAGTTCTTAACAGTCTGGCCAAGAAACCCATTGACCCAACTGCGGACCAGATGAAGATCTTCCATCACATTGCGACACTGTTCTCCATGCTTCTGCAGGACAGAAGCCCCCTTGTGCAGCAGATGACGCTGGAAGTGTTCACTTACTTCGCACATGTGAGCTCGCATGAGAGCATCCTGGCATTATCTGTGAAGAACAGCGCAGACCTTCAGCAGAAGACCAAGAGGTACCTGCAGAAACTGCCAGCAGCCATGCCTGatcaacatttcttggcattTGAATCGTACTTGGAGTGTCAGGCCAGAGTGCAGTTCTCACACAGATGCAAGATGGCTGTGGCTGCAGATGAACAGACAGTGAGCGAGTGTATTGCTCATCCTCCAAAGAAAGTGAAGCTGGCAGTTGAAGAAAATAGTGGCGTGCTTCAGGCAATCGAGAGGCTGAAAAATGATGCCAGTTTTATTGCAGACTACTGCAAGCTTAACACACTGCCATCATCTGCACAGCAGGATGTTCTGCAGGTTGCCACTCAGCTGAGAGAGTTGTGTCTATAATCATTCTGTTGTATGTTTGGAACTCATTTTAATATCACACAGAATTCTGTCAAAATCACGAGTATTCACAATTCTGTGTGAATCGGCCTTTGATGAAAGTGCAGCTTGTTGCTGTTCCTCATCCTTCTCATTTTCATACTATATCAGCAGCAAGGATGAATTTTCTTCAATACTTGTATGACTGAAATGTATATACTACGTTTTCTAATtcagtacaattattattaataaaatgtttaatctATACAAGACATGTACTAATTTTAGTTAGCGTATTTACCTACATGTAACACACACCGGCATGTAAGATGCATTCCtttttttgtacacatttttgAGGGGTATAACTTTATCACTGAATATTATAATCAATTTACTACAGTAtttcaaatataaagtaatatgtAGCTCTTTCATCAAATATCAAACTATAGTAGAACTAACGTTTCTTTCGACTTGTGACAGCTTGCTAGGTAGCCTACTTGGTTTATCGGTCTGCTGTCatagcaatgttgccaacttgcTGCTACTGCTAGAAGCCAGTCAGTCAAGTGTGATATGTTAGATAATGTGGCAGCATTGCCTGCAAACTATGACGAAGAGAGTAGGGGGAGTCAAATGGTGATTGGCTACTTCCAAGGTTAACCTCAGGTGCCATGACAACAACCTGCAACCCACATAGTTAGCAACTGTAAGCCATGTGGCTAGCGAGCTTTCAGAAGTCTAAAGTAACGTTAATTCTGTTATAAGAAAGAATACCTTTCTATCTTCATCAACTTAGAAATTCATCTCTAGAGTTAAATGAAGAGTCTCTTGAAACTCC
It encodes:
- the LOC138702873 gene encoding FIGNL1-interacting regulator of recombination and mitosis-like, which codes for MSSSNSESFYTLVDKLSEWTTKEVEENLTDILPTLLSILKCQGQKSMSIQAVQALLSKCLPCIPVENVEEKLLQHVLPSTEQLFNETLEGIEIKLQAVGITQDEDLLESLNGLLQVCIELLNCTDCALQYILTVGKVEAALVPSLPRVTASVLLEAFKHCKESENLYGATFQSLGAVLTLLFQKSRDLQSHFLEVVSENLQFKCTYEDELVLLTDIVDTLGRIGMLVVGLDVKTMAEQWKGYARLAFQYVDHLKPRLDLVAPLQFLASDISQNLEKIVEMDPPDMKFVTRTVKVGSFTLKIIIKLCDQYNGYLGACHHELLYMLLTIYRYSPPCLQIRNVTSDVIQNIETHLTIGAEPLLTHLVAEVEFKEKVLLYGEKLEKGTEHRLAFVLLCVAILKKLLHSDPDVRKLWLGSNPADHLLFVLFRTLDHCHAELNLDLQIPGVMHSGEPERATDLYEFILTHVAGFIMSVTAEEFAPVEQILLESVLQPTVWRALLATDVWCIVARSGSSDLCVHQLCHLVQVLKFLGHHHGHPEKTFLTTLIGRLFAFLPNKHKVQMADDFPPQTELVAWQALGVHVLPDKLKLSVAETLIKSAILHTNTFLAAPTSLEQFSLMEDALAAAARCAELKALSLKEPLTELTALLTTLWQRVAFGKFLTAEETSVEGCEWLEHFASVLCSVSAPLTELMSNNQLVQVLDSLRAMVSCGSSSVKLKTLTVLNSLAKKPIDPTADQMKIFHHIATLFSMLLQDRSPLVQQMTLEVFTYFAHVSSHESILALSVKNSADLQQKTKRYLQKLPAAMPDQHFLAFESYLECQARVQFSHRCKMAVAADEQTVSECIAHPPKKVKLAVEENSGVLQAIERLKNDASFIADYCKLNTLPSSAQQDVLQVATQLRELCL